In Zingiber officinale cultivar Zhangliang chromosome 1A, Zo_v1.1, whole genome shotgun sequence, a genomic segment contains:
- the LOC122001603 gene encoding momilactone A synthase-like produces the protein MERRLEGKVAVITGGASGIGEATVKLFVRHGARVIVADVQDEKGKTLCAGLGSDDVASYVHCDVRLESDVMRAVDTAISLHGKLDIMFNNAGIIDPSGSSILGEDDTTAVFDRVMGVNVLGALLGTKHAGRAMVAAGRGGSIIITASLASVVGALGHPVYSCSKHAVLGLARSAAAELGKNGVRVNCVSPSVVATQMTVSLFQANEEELEALGEMISALKGVTLKAEDIAEAALFLASDESRFVSGHNLIVDGASSVTKIF, from the exons ATGGAGAGGAG GCTCGAAGGCAAGGTCGCCGTCATCACCGGCGGCGCTAGCGGCATCGGCGAGGCCACTGTTAAGTTGTTCGTCCGCCACGGTGCTCGTGTCATCGTCGCCGACGTCCAAGACGAGAAGGGGAAGACCCTCTGCGCCGGCCTCGGCTCCGACGACGTCGCCTCCTACGTCCACTGCGACGTCCGCCTCGAGTCCGACGTGATGCGCGCCGTGGACACCGCCATCTCCCTCCACGGCAAGCTCGACATCATGTTCAACAACGCCGGCATCATCGACCCCTCCGGCAGCAGCATCCTCGGCGAGGACGACACGACTGCGGTGTTCGATCGGGTGATGGGGGTTAACGTGCTGGGAGCGCTGCTGGGAACGAAGCACGCGGGGCGGGCCATGGTGGCGGCGGGGCGGGGCGGAAGCATCATAATCACGGCGAGCTTGGCGTCGGTGGTGGGAGCGCTGGGTCACCCGGTGTACTCGTGCTCGAAGCACGCGGTGTTGGGTCTAGCGCGGAGCGCGGCCGCGGAGCTGGGCAAGAACGGGGTGCGTGTGAACTGCGTGTCGCCGTCTGTGGTGGCGACGCAGATGACTGTGTCACTGTTTCAGGCGAACGAGGAGGAGCTGGAGGCATTGGGAGAGATGATCTCAGCTCTGAAGGGCGTAACGTTGAAGGCGGAGGACATAGCGGAGGCGGCGTTGTTCTTGGCCAGCGACGAGTCAAGGTTCGTGAGCGGCCACAATCTCATAGTCGACGGAGCCTCCAGCGTCACCAAAATATTCTAA